The Deltaproteobacteria bacterium region GCCTCCGGACTTTTTCATGAGCTTGATGTCCGCAAGGATCATCCCCCGGTCGATGGCTTTACACATGTCATAAATCGTCAGGGCAGCCACCCCCGTTGCCAGCAAAGCCTCCATCTCTACCCCGGTTTTCCCCGTGGATTTTACCTGGGTCTCAATATACACTTCGCAACGCTTGGCCTCCGGCCGGAAGAAAATCTCCACACTGTCAATGCTCAAAGGATGGCACATGGGGATGATTTCGCCTGTGCGTTTTGCGGCCATGATCCCGGCCACCCGAGCGACTCCTAAGACATCCCCCTTCTCGATTTCTTTGTCCACGATACGCCGCAAGGTATCGGCTTTCATGATTACCCGCCCTGAGGCCACCGCCGTTCTATGGGTCACTCTCTTGGC contains the following coding sequences:
- the moaC gene encoding cyclic pyranopterin monophosphate synthase MoaC produces the protein MAKLSHFDPEGRARMVDVSAKRVTHRTAVASGRVIMKADTLRRIVDKEIEKGDVLGVARVAGIMAAKRTGEIIPMCHPLSIDSVEIFFRPEAKRCEVYIETQVKSTGKTGVEMEALLATGVAALTIYDMCKAIDRGMILADIKLMKKSGGKSGIYIRPAEKEKDLKKPGKLLYSYSKI